Proteins found in one Microcella daejeonensis genomic segment:
- the atpA gene encoding F0F1 ATP synthase subunit alpha: MAELTISPDEIRDALKNFAKGYAPGAAAATEVGRVTDAADGIAHVEGLPGVMANELIRFADGTLGLAQNLDENEIGVVVLGEFTGIVEGMEVTRTGEVLSVPVGDAYLGRVVDPLGAPIDGLGDIVDEGRRALELQAPGVMQRKSVHEPLQTGIKAIDAMIPVGRGQRQLIIGDRQTGKTAIAIDTIINQKANWESGDATKQVRCIYVAVGQKGSTIAAVKGALEDAGAMEYTTIVAAPASDPAGFKYLAPYTGSAIGQHWMYGGKHVLIIFDDLSKQAEAYRAVSLLLRRPPGREAYPGDVFYLHSRLLERCAKLSDELGAGSMTGLPIIETKANDVSAYIPTNVISITDGQIFLQSDLFNSNQRPAVDVGISVSRVGGDAQVKSIKKVSGTLKLELAQYRSLEAFAMFASDLDAASRRQLARGARLTELLKQPQYSPYPVEEQVVSIWAGTKGKLDTIPVEDVLRFERELIDHLGRNTDVLTTLRETNVLDGDTEAALEKAVDQFVTEFQAGNGSAPGAEKFDAIDEDEIQQEKIVKQKR; the protein is encoded by the coding sequence ATGGCAGAACTGACGATCAGCCCGGACGAGATCCGCGACGCGCTGAAGAACTTCGCCAAGGGCTACGCGCCCGGCGCGGCCGCGGCCACCGAGGTCGGTCGCGTCACCGACGCCGCTGACGGCATCGCGCACGTCGAGGGCCTGCCCGGCGTGATGGCCAACGAGCTCATCCGCTTCGCCGACGGCACCCTGGGCCTCGCCCAGAACCTCGACGAGAACGAGATCGGCGTCGTCGTGCTCGGCGAGTTCACCGGCATCGTCGAGGGCATGGAGGTCACCCGCACGGGCGAGGTCCTCTCCGTCCCCGTGGGCGACGCGTACCTCGGTCGCGTCGTCGACCCGCTCGGCGCCCCGATCGACGGTCTCGGCGACATCGTCGACGAGGGCCGCCGCGCCCTCGAGCTGCAGGCGCCCGGCGTCATGCAGCGCAAGAGCGTGCACGAGCCCCTGCAGACCGGCATCAAGGCCATCGACGCCATGATCCCCGTCGGCCGCGGCCAGCGCCAGCTCATCATCGGCGACCGCCAGACCGGCAAGACGGCCATCGCGATCGACACGATCATCAACCAGAAGGCGAACTGGGAGTCGGGCGACGCGACGAAGCAGGTGCGCTGCATCTACGTCGCCGTCGGCCAGAAGGGCTCGACCATCGCCGCGGTGAAGGGCGCCCTCGAGGACGCCGGAGCCATGGAGTACACGACGATCGTCGCGGCCCCGGCCTCCGACCCCGCCGGCTTCAAGTACCTCGCCCCCTACACCGGCTCGGCCATCGGCCAGCACTGGATGTACGGCGGCAAGCACGTCCTCATCATCTTCGACGACCTGTCGAAGCAGGCCGAGGCCTACCGCGCCGTGTCGCTGCTCCTGCGCCGCCCGCCGGGACGCGAGGCGTACCCGGGCGACGTGTTCTACCTGCACTCGCGTCTGCTCGAGCGCTGCGCCAAGCTCTCCGACGAGCTGGGCGCCGGCTCGATGACGGGTCTCCCCATCATCGAGACGAAGGCGAACGACGTCTCGGCGTACATCCCGACCAACGTGATCTCGATCACCGACGGCCAGATCTTCCTGCAGTCCGACCTCTTCAACTCGAACCAGCGCCCCGCGGTCGACGTCGGCATCTCGGTGTCGCGCGTCGGTGGTGACGCCCAGGTGAAGAGCATCAAGAAGGTCTCCGGAACGCTGAAGCTCGAGCTCGCGCAGTACCGCTCGCTCGAGGCCTTCGCGATGTTCGCCTCCGACCTCGACGCGGCCAGCCGTCGTCAGCTCGCCCGGGGCGCCCGCCTCACCGAGCTGCTCAAGCAGCCGCAGTACTCGCCGTACCCCGTCGAGGAGCAGGTCGTCTCGATCTGGGCCGGCACCAAGGGCAAGCTCGACACCATCCCGGTGGAGGACGTGCTGCGGTTCGAGCGCGAGCTCATCGACCACCTCGGCCGCAACACCGACGTGCTCACGACGCTGCGCGAGACGAACGTCCTCGACGGCGACACCGAGGCCGCTCTCGAGAAGGCCGTCGACCAATTCGTCACCGAGTTCCAGGCCGGCAACGGCTCGGCGCCCGGCGCCGAGAAGTTCGACGCGATCGACGAGGACGAGATCCAGCAGGAGAAGATCGTCAAGCAGAAGCGCTGA
- the atpD gene encoding F0F1 ATP synthase subunit beta: protein MTTTAPAGTTPAANEPAARAGDATPTSGAGVGRIARVTGPVVDIEFPHDAIPGIYNALQTTVTIGDESTTLTLEVAQHLGDDLVRAIALKPTDGLVRGQEVRDTGEPITVPVGDVTKGKVFNVLGEVLNGEPGAAVEVSERWPIHRKPPAFDQLESKTQLFETGIKVIDLLTPYVQGGKIGLFGGAGVGKTVLIQEMIQRVAQDHGGVSVFAGVGERTREGNDLIFEMEEAGVFDKTALVFGQMDEPPGTRLRVALSALTMAEYFRDVQNQDVLLFIDNIFRFTQAGSEVSTLLGRMPSAVGYQPNLADEMGILQERITSTRGHSITSLQAIYVPADDYTDPAPATTFAHLDATTELSREIASKGLYPAVDPLTSTSRILDPRYLGEDHYRVATTVKQILQKNKELQEIIAILGVDELSEEDKITVSRARRIQQFLSQNTYMAKKFTGVEGSTVPLKETIESFDAIAKGEFDHVAEQAFFNVGAISDVEEAWARIQKENG from the coding sequence ATGACCACGACAGCACCCGCCGGGACGACCCCCGCCGCGAACGAGCCCGCCGCCCGCGCGGGCGACGCCACCCCGACCTCGGGCGCCGGCGTGGGCCGCATCGCCCGCGTGACCGGTCCGGTCGTCGACATCGAGTTCCCGCACGACGCCATCCCGGGCATCTACAACGCGCTGCAGACCACCGTCACCATCGGCGACGAGTCGACGACGTTGACGCTCGAGGTCGCCCAGCACCTCGGTGACGACCTCGTCCGCGCCATCGCCCTCAAGCCGACCGACGGCCTCGTCCGCGGCCAGGAGGTGCGCGACACCGGCGAGCCGATCACGGTCCCCGTCGGCGACGTCACCAAGGGCAAGGTCTTCAACGTGCTCGGCGAGGTGCTCAACGGCGAGCCCGGTGCCGCCGTCGAGGTCTCCGAGCGCTGGCCCATCCACCGCAAGCCCCCGGCATTCGACCAGCTCGAGTCGAAGACCCAGCTGTTCGAGACCGGCATCAAGGTCATCGACCTCCTCACCCCGTACGTGCAGGGTGGCAAGATCGGCCTGTTCGGCGGCGCCGGTGTCGGCAAGACCGTCCTCATCCAGGAGATGATCCAGCGCGTGGCGCAGGACCACGGCGGTGTGTCCGTGTTCGCCGGCGTCGGTGAGCGCACCCGTGAGGGCAACGACCTCATCTTCGAGATGGAGGAGGCGGGCGTCTTCGACAAGACCGCCCTCGTCTTCGGCCAGATGGACGAGCCGCCGGGAACGCGTCTCCGCGTCGCCCTCTCGGCCCTCACCATGGCTGAGTACTTCCGCGACGTGCAGAACCAGGACGTCCTGCTCTTCATCGACAACATCTTCCGCTTCACGCAGGCGGGCTCCGAGGTCTCGACGCTGCTGGGCCGCATGCCCTCCGCGGTGGGCTACCAGCCGAACCTCGCCGACGAGATGGGCATCCTGCAGGAGCGCATCACCTCGACGCGCGGTCACTCGATCACCTCGCTGCAGGCCATCTACGTGCCCGCCGACGACTACACCGACCCGGCTCCGGCCACGACCTTCGCGCACCTCGACGCGACGACCGAGCTCAGCCGCGAGATCGCGTCGAAGGGTCTGTACCCCGCTGTCGACCCGCTGACCTCGACCTCGCGCATCCTCGACCCCCGCTACTTGGGCGAGGACCACTACCGCGTGGCCACGACGGTCAAGCAGATCCTCCAGAAGAACAAGGAGCTGCAGGAGATCATCGCCATCCTCGGTGTCGACGAGCTCTCGGAGGAGGACAAGATCACGGTGTCGCGTGCGCGCCGTATCCAGCAGTTCCTCTCGCAGAACACCTACATGGCCAAGAAGTTCACGGGCGTCGAGGGCTCCACCGTCCCGCTCAAGGAGACGATCGAGTCGTTCGACGCGATCGCCAAGGGCGAGTTCGACCACGTGGCCGAGCAGGCGTTCTTCAACGTCGGTGCGATCAGCGACGTCGAAGAGGCGTGGGCTCGCATCCAGAAGGAGAACGGCTAA
- a CDS encoding AAA family ATPase — MLIAMAGLPGSGKSTIAEGIARALSAPVVSVDPVESAILQAGIDSDQPTGLAAYLVAETIADAVLRTGPAVIVDAVNAVSPARDQWVGLARRHRVEVRFVEVVCSDTELHRRRLEQRQRDLAHLVEPTWHAVEQSLEEYAPWSGEADAAPRIVLDTVAPLEQLVAEAVAFLRS; from the coding sequence GTGCTGATCGCCATGGCCGGGCTGCCCGGCTCGGGCAAGAGCACGATCGCGGAGGGCATCGCCCGCGCGCTGTCGGCTCCCGTGGTCTCGGTCGACCCCGTGGAGTCGGCCATCCTGCAAGCGGGGATCGACAGCGACCAGCCCACCGGACTCGCGGCGTACCTCGTCGCGGAGACGATCGCCGACGCCGTGCTGCGCACCGGCCCGGCGGTTATCGTCGATGCGGTCAACGCGGTCTCGCCGGCGCGAGACCAGTGGGTCGGGCTCGCGCGGCGTCATCGGGTCGAGGTGCGCTTCGTCGAGGTCGTCTGCAGCGATACCGAGCTGCACCGGCGGCGCCTCGAGCAGCGCCAGCGCGATCTCGCCCATTTGGTCGAGCCGACCTGGCACGCCGTGGAGCAGAGCCTCGAGGAGTACGCACCCTGGTCGGGCGAGGCCGACGCGGCTCCGCGCATCGTGCTCGACACCGTCGCACCGCTCGAGCAGCTGGTGGCCGAGGCGGTCGCCTTCCTGCGGTCGTGA
- a CDS encoding YaaA family protein: MTLLLLLPPSETKRDGGAPGSALDVDALLAADDAAVRDARLATLAALEQLVAGDDAHAARALGVGAKIAEAELARDRAVRSSPLMPALERYTGVLFDALDAPTLSAAARERAGRHVRIHSALLGLLGADDPVPAYRLSHSSRLPGGALRRRWAPALGALLERHEGPILDLRSEGYAALGPLPARPDALFVRVVAEGPDGAVRALNHFNKKSKGLFVRALLEHGDPPDSVEGLLEVAREAGWVLRPGAEGELALVAREG; encoded by the coding sequence GTGACGCTGCTCCTCCTGCTGCCGCCCTCCGAGACCAAGCGCGACGGTGGTGCGCCCGGATCCGCCCTCGACGTCGACGCTCTGCTCGCCGCCGATGACGCGGCGGTGCGGGATGCCCGGCTCGCGACCCTCGCCGCGCTCGAGCAGCTCGTGGCCGGCGACGACGCTCACGCTGCCCGCGCGCTCGGCGTCGGCGCGAAGATCGCCGAGGCGGAGCTCGCCCGCGATCGCGCGGTGCGCTCGAGCCCGCTCATGCCGGCCCTCGAGCGCTACACGGGCGTGCTGTTCGACGCCCTCGATGCGCCGACCCTGAGCGCGGCGGCGCGCGAGCGCGCGGGGCGCCACGTGCGCATCCACTCCGCCTTGCTCGGCCTCCTGGGCGCGGACGACCCCGTGCCGGCCTACCGGCTCTCGCACTCCTCGCGGCTTCCGGGCGGGGCCCTGAGGCGGCGGTGGGCTCCCGCGCTGGGTGCCCTTCTCGAGCGGCACGAGGGTCCGATCCTCGACCTGCGCTCGGAGGGCTACGCGGCGCTCGGCCCGTTGCCTGCGCGGCCGGACGCGCTGTTCGTCCGCGTCGTGGCGGAGGGGCCCGACGGCGCGGTGCGAGCGCTCAACCACTTCAACAAGAAGTCGAAGGGGCTCTTCGTGCGCGCGCTGCTCGAGCACGGAGATCCGCCGGACTCGGTGGAGGGGCTGCTCGAGGTCGCGCGCGAGGCGGGCTGGGTGCTGCGCCCGGGTGCCGAGGGCGAGCTGGCGCTCGTCGCCCGCGAGGGCTGA
- a CDS encoding F0F1 ATP synthase subunit gamma, whose product MGAQLRVYRQKIKSAQTTKKITRAMELISASRIQKAQARVKASGPYSRAVTRAVSAVATYSNVDHILTTEAENPTRAAVVLFTSDRGLAGAFSSQIMREAGELRSRLEGEGKQVVFYLVGRKAVAYFSFRRIDVEQAWTGGTDQPEFATAKEIGDALVDRFVQPTAEGGVDEIHIVYNRFVSMVTQTPEVVRILPLEVVEGVEAPPSSEVLPLYEFEPEVDKVLDGLLPVYIESRIFNAMLQSAASEHAARQKAMKSASDNADKLITDYTRLANNARQSEITQQISEIVGGADALSSAK is encoded by the coding sequence ATGGGAGCGCAACTTCGGGTCTACCGGCAGAAGATCAAGTCTGCCCAGACGACCAAGAAGATCACTCGTGCCATGGAGCTGATCTCCGCCTCGCGCATTCAGAAGGCGCAGGCCAGGGTCAAGGCCTCCGGTCCGTACTCGCGCGCCGTCACGCGGGCCGTCTCGGCCGTCGCGACGTACTCGAACGTCGACCACATCCTCACGACCGAGGCCGAGAACCCCACGCGCGCCGCCGTCGTGCTCTTCACCTCCGACCGCGGTCTCGCCGGCGCCTTCAGCTCGCAGATCATGCGCGAGGCGGGGGAGCTGCGCTCGCGGCTCGAGGGCGAGGGCAAGCAGGTCGTGTTCTACCTCGTGGGCCGCAAGGCCGTCGCGTACTTCTCGTTCCGTCGCATCGACGTCGAGCAGGCGTGGACGGGCGGGACCGACCAGCCCGAGTTCGCGACCGCGAAGGAGATCGGCGACGCGCTCGTCGACCGCTTCGTGCAGCCGACCGCCGAGGGCGGCGTGGACGAGATCCACATCGTCTACAACCGCTTCGTCAGCATGGTGACGCAGACCCCCGAGGTCGTGCGCATCCTGCCGCTCGAGGTCGTCGAGGGCGTCGAGGCGCCTCCGTCGAGCGAGGTGCTGCCGCTGTACGAGTTCGAGCCCGAGGTCGACAAGGTGCTCGACGGGCTGCTGCCCGTCTACATCGAGAGCCGCATCTTCAACGCGATGCTTCAGTCGGCGGCCTCCGAGCACGCGGCCCGCCAGAAGGCCATGAAGTCGGCCAGCGACAACGCCGACAAGCTCATCACCGACTACACCCGACTGGCCAACAACGCCCGTCAGTCGGAGATCACCCAGCAGATTTCCGAGATCGTGGGCGGCGCCGACGCCCTGAGCTCGGCCAAGTAG
- a CDS encoding F0F1 ATP synthase subunit epsilon — MAELSVSVVSADREVWSGAAKQIVARTTEGEIGILPGHEPLLGILGAGEVRITPVSGAVVTARAEDGFLSVENNTVTIVAGQAELLS, encoded by the coding sequence GTGGCCGAGCTCAGCGTGAGCGTCGTCTCGGCCGACCGCGAGGTCTGGTCGGGCGCCGCGAAGCAGATCGTCGCGCGCACCACCGAAGGTGAGATCGGCATCCTCCCCGGCCACGAGCCCCTCCTCGGGATCCTCGGGGCCGGCGAGGTGCGGATCACGCCCGTGTCGGGTGCCGTCGTGACGGCGCGCGCGGAGGACGGCTTCCTCTCCGTCGAGAACAACACCGTGACCATCGTCGCGGGCCAGGCCGAACTGCTCTCCTGA
- a CDS encoding NAD(P)/FAD-dependent oxidoreductase: MIDPAAPRTDADYRGLSLWHGTVDDDLSPRAPLDGDDTADVAIIGAGLTGLWTAYELQKRDPGLRILLLEKEIAGFGASGRNGGWVSALFPQSTAALAQRHGREAALAMRRAMIGTVDEVGRVIAEEGIDAGFAKGGTVVFARSENQWRDARAEVERAAGFGVDHLELWGAERVRAAGALGAVFDPACARVHPAQLVRSLARIVERRGAIIREGTTVRSWSPGEVLTDGGRVRARRIVVALEGYAAAVAQTRRRVLPLYSLMIGTEPLPSSVWEEIGIEHGQTFSDGRHLVIYGQRTADDRLAFGGRGARYHFGSAIDPSYDRVEAVFEHLVATVRELFPSIGELPVTHRWGGPLGVPRDWHASVQYDRVTGIASAGGYVGDGLSTTNLAGRTLADLLTEEETPLTRLPWVGHRSPSWEPEPLRFLGANAGLVAMTAADREERLTGRGSLIARAMAPLIGH; this comes from the coding sequence CGACACGGCCGATGTCGCGATCATCGGTGCGGGGCTCACCGGCCTCTGGACGGCCTACGAGCTGCAGAAGCGCGACCCCGGTCTGCGCATCCTGCTGCTCGAGAAGGAGATCGCGGGCTTCGGCGCCTCCGGGCGCAACGGCGGCTGGGTCTCGGCGCTGTTCCCGCAGTCGACCGCGGCGCTCGCCCAGCGGCACGGCCGCGAGGCGGCGCTCGCGATGCGGCGCGCCATGATCGGCACGGTCGACGAGGTCGGCCGCGTCATCGCCGAGGAGGGCATCGACGCCGGGTTCGCGAAGGGCGGCACGGTCGTCTTCGCGCGCTCCGAGAACCAGTGGCGGGATGCCCGGGCCGAGGTCGAGCGGGCCGCGGGCTTCGGCGTCGACCACCTCGAGCTCTGGGGTGCCGAGCGCGTGCGCGCCGCCGGCGCCCTCGGCGCCGTGTTCGACCCGGCCTGCGCCCGCGTGCACCCCGCGCAGCTCGTGCGCTCGCTCGCCCGCATCGTGGAGCGACGCGGCGCGATCATCCGCGAGGGCACGACGGTGCGCTCCTGGAGCCCCGGCGAGGTGCTCACCGATGGCGGCCGCGTGCGCGCCCGGCGCATCGTCGTCGCGCTCGAGGGCTATGCGGCCGCCGTCGCGCAGACCCGGCGCCGCGTGCTGCCGCTCTACTCCCTGATGATCGGCACCGAGCCGCTGCCGTCGAGCGTCTGGGAGGAGATCGGCATCGAGCACGGTCAGACCTTCTCCGACGGCCGGCACCTCGTCATCTACGGCCAGCGCACCGCCGACGACCGGCTCGCCTTCGGCGGGCGTGGCGCCCGCTACCACTTCGGCAGCGCGATCGACCCGTCCTACGACCGGGTCGAGGCGGTGTTCGAGCACCTCGTCGCGACCGTGCGCGAGCTGTTCCCGTCGATCGGCGAGCTGCCGGTGACCCACCGCTGGGGCGGGCCGCTCGGGGTGCCCCGCGACTGGCACGCGAGCGTGCAGTACGACCGCGTCACCGGCATCGCCTCCGCCGGCGGCTACGTCGGCGACGGCCTCTCGACCACGAACCTCGCCGGGCGCACCCTCGCCGACCTCCTCACCGAGGAGGAGACGCCGCTGACCCGCCTGCCCTGGGTCGGGCACCGCTCCCCCTCGTGGGAACCGGAGCCCCTGCGGTTCCTCGGGGCGAACGCCGGCCTCGTCGCGATGACGGCGGCCGATCGCGAGGAGCGCCTCACCGGGCGGGGATCCCTCATCGCGCGGGCCATGGCACCGCTGATCGGTCACTGA
- a CDS encoding DNA-3-methyladenine glycosylase I — MVVRHDLRVGPDDRARCGWIGEDAEYRRYHDEEWGRPLHGDRPLFEKLSLEAFQSGLSWITILRRREGFRAAFDGFAIEAVASYDDEDAQRLLLDERIIRNPAKIAATIANARVLHDWLQQEPGGLDALIWSHAPAPGRRTRPRSLAEVPATTPESTALARALKARGLRFVGPTTAYALMQSAGLVDDHLEGCWRAEA; from the coding sequence ATGGTCGTGCGTCACGATCTGCGTGTCGGACCCGACGATCGCGCGCGCTGCGGCTGGATCGGCGAGGACGCCGAGTACCGGCGCTACCACGACGAGGAATGGGGGCGACCCCTGCACGGCGATCGGCCGCTGTTCGAGAAGCTCAGCCTCGAGGCCTTCCAATCGGGGCTCTCCTGGATCACCATCCTCCGCCGCCGCGAGGGCTTCCGCGCCGCCTTCGACGGGTTCGCCATCGAGGCGGTTGCCTCCTACGACGATGAGGATGCCCAGCGCCTGCTCCTCGACGAGCGCATCATCCGCAACCCCGCGAAGATCGCCGCGACCATCGCGAACGCGCGCGTGCTCCACGACTGGCTGCAGCAGGAGCCCGGCGGGCTCGACGCCCTCATCTGGTCGCACGCTCCCGCGCCGGGGCGCCGCACCCGCCCGAGGTCGCTCGCCGAGGTTCCCGCCACCACGCCCGAGTCCACCGCGCTCGCCCGGGCCCTCAAGGCGCGCGGCCTCCGCTTCGTCGGTCCGACGACCGCCTACGCGCTCATGCAGTCCGCCGGCCTCGTCGACGATCACCTCGAGGGGTGCTGGCGGGCGGAAGCCTGA
- a CDS encoding aldo/keto reductase — protein sequence MSEMTYRTLGRSGLRVSTVGLGCNNFGRPGTATETQEGTDRVLHAAIDAGITLLDGADIYGYAYGRSETLMGHALKGRRDEVVLATKFGHADYDSPVPHWGAKGSRRYIRLAVEGSLRRLQTDWIDLYQFHTPDPLTPIEETLAALHELVDEGKIRYYGHSNFAAWQLVQADLIAERDGHPRFVSTQNEYSLLVRGADAELLPAATASGVGLLPYFPLHNGLFTGKFTRDGGPADTRIMRQRPHLVENAPWDAMDAYAAFCADRGIGMLEATIGWLLSRPSLTSVIAGATTPEQVVQNAGAADSWTPSPDDLAAIDALFPPGSGGLTSY from the coding sequence ATGAGCGAGATGACCTACCGCACCCTCGGCCGCAGCGGACTCCGCGTCTCGACCGTCGGACTGGGCTGCAACAACTTCGGCCGCCCCGGCACCGCGACCGAGACGCAGGAGGGCACCGATCGCGTGCTGCACGCGGCGATCGATGCGGGGATCACGCTGCTCGACGGCGCCGATATCTACGGCTACGCCTACGGGCGCAGCGAGACGCTGATGGGGCACGCCCTCAAGGGCCGCCGCGACGAGGTCGTGCTCGCCACGAAGTTCGGTCACGCCGACTACGACAGCCCGGTGCCGCACTGGGGCGCGAAGGGGTCGCGCCGCTACATCCGGCTCGCGGTGGAGGGCTCGCTGCGGCGCCTGCAGACCGACTGGATCGACCTCTACCAGTTCCACACGCCCGACCCGCTCACCCCGATCGAGGAGACGCTCGCGGCGCTGCACGAGCTCGTCGACGAGGGCAAGATCCGCTACTACGGGCACTCGAACTTCGCGGCCTGGCAGCTCGTGCAGGCCGACCTCATCGCCGAGCGCGACGGGCATCCTCGATTCGTGTCGACGCAGAACGAGTACAGCCTGCTCGTGCGGGGCGCCGATGCCGAGCTGCTGCCGGCGGCGACCGCGAGCGGCGTGGGCCTGCTGCCCTACTTCCCGCTGCACAACGGGCTGTTTACCGGCAAGTTCACCCGCGACGGCGGCCCCGCCGACACTCGCATCATGCGTCAGCGCCCGCACCTGGTCGAGAACGCGCCGTGGGACGCCATGGACGCCTACGCGGCCTTCTGCGCCGACCGCGGCATCGGGATGCTCGAGGCGACCATCGGCTGGCTGCTGAGCCGCCCGTCCCTCACGAGCGTCATCGCGGGTGCCACGACGCCCGAGCAGGTCGTGCAGAACGCCGGGGCCGCGGATTCCTGGACGCCGTCGCCCGACGACCTCGCGGCCATCGACGCGCTCTTCCCGCCCGGCAGCGGCGGCTTGACCTCCTACTAG
- a CDS encoding TspO/MBR family protein encodes MRSTVALVGFFGIAFLVAAFGSAVSAPAIDGWYADTPKPMWNPPNALFGPVWTILYSAMSVAAWLVWRSPASEARRRALSIYVAQLMINAVWTPAFFGLGSVVGVAGIWVALVIIVVLDFMVLAAIIRFAEVSKPAAALLIPYWFWVLFATTLNAAIAVLAV; translated from the coding sequence GTGCGCTCCACCGTCGCACTCGTCGGCTTCTTCGGCATCGCCTTCCTCGTCGCCGCCTTCGGCTCCGCCGTCTCGGCTCCCGCCATCGACGGCTGGTACGCCGACACCCCGAAGCCCATGTGGAACCCGCCGAACGCGCTGTTCGGCCCTGTCTGGACGATCCTGTACAGCGCCATGTCGGTGGCGGCCTGGCTGGTCTGGCGCAGCCCCGCGAGCGAAGCGCGCCGCCGTGCGCTGTCGATCTACGTGGCGCAGTTGATGATCAACGCGGTGTGGACCCCCGCCTTCTTCGGCCTCGGCTCGGTGGTCGGTGTCGCCGGCATCTGGGTCGCCCTCGTGATCATCGTCGTGCTCGACTTCATGGTGCTCGCGGCCATCATCCGCTTCGCCGAGGTCAGCAAGCCCGCGGCGGCCCTCCTCATCCCGTACTGGTTCTGGGTGCTCTTCGCCACGACTCTCAACGCGGCGATCGCCGTCCTCGCGGTCTGA
- a CDS encoding methylated-DNA--[protein]-cysteine S-methyltransferase, which produces MPTLTDAPAAAAPAAPADAPAVAPRALAASAAAIAARASAARVIDSPIGRILLLGDGAHVTLLEIEGLHGFRTAVPAPELESDSVLDAAAVQLAEYFHNGRRSFTVPVLLQGTAFQQQIWQQLREIPWGETRTYGELGIASGRPTAGRAVGGAVGANPVPLLVPCHRVLAGDRRITGYSAGAGVTTKAQLLDLERIAHR; this is translated from the coding sequence ATGCCGACCCTGACCGACGCCCCCGCCGCCGCCGCTCCTGCCGCTCCTGCCGACGCACCGGCCGTCGCCCCTCGAGCCCTCGCGGCCTCCGCCGCGGCCATCGCCGCCCGCGCCTCGGCCGCCCGCGTCATCGACTCCCCGATCGGGCGCATCCTGCTGCTGGGCGATGGCGCGCATGTGACCCTGCTCGAGATCGAGGGCCTGCACGGCTTCCGCACCGCCGTGCCGGCGCCCGAGCTCGAATCCGACTCCGTGCTCGACGCCGCCGCCGTGCAGTTGGCGGAGTACTTCCACAACGGCCGCCGCAGCTTCACCGTGCCGGTGCTGCTGCAGGGCACCGCCTTCCAGCAGCAGATCTGGCAGCAGCTGCGCGAGATCCCCTGGGGCGAGACCCGCACCTACGGCGAGCTCGGCATCGCGAGCGGGCGCCCGACCGCGGGCCGCGCCGTCGGCGGGGCGGTCGGCGCCAACCCCGTCCCCCTCCTCGTGCCCTGCCACCGCGTGCTCGCGGGCGATCGGCGCATCACGGGCTACAGTGCCGGCGCCGGCGTGACGACCAAGGCTCAGCTGCTCGACCTCGAGCGCATCGCGCACCGCTGA